The genomic stretch GGTCCAGCCCAGTACAAATCCAGTCAAACACAAGTTAATCAGTCAGACAAAACGCATGCAGAGACGATCGAACAAAGAGCCGCGCGACGTCGGCATGTAAAGGAGGCATTTTACGCGCAACGCAACGCAACGCACTCTCCCTCCCGTCCCGCCCCTCATCATCCTTCGGCGCCAAGAGGTGATGGGATGATTCATTTGCGTGCGGCACGGTTGGGCGTGCGGTGACCCAGCGGTTCGGTAACGCGGCGGCTGCGTAGGGTTGGGCCCCAGGTCCAGGCGGGCGTAATCATGGGCAATAAGAAAAGGGATGATAACGATGATGGGTATCGGGATGTGGAGTAAAAAACAGCGTCTTTTCATTGCTGATATCGATGATGGTAATGATGATGGTTGTGCGGAAGAGCGAATAAAAAAGCCATTTGGGGAATCTCAATACTCAAGGAAACCCATCCACGCACGCCTTCCCCCGGTTTCAGCGCTCTCTCCTCCCTGTTACCCTCTTTCGCAGTGACATTCCACTTTTGCGCGTGCTTGCCCACCTCCCCAATTCTATCCTGGACCAATGTGCCCTGTTGCTCATCACTTATCACAGCAGCACAATCCCCTCGGAAGAAAACCAGAACAAACAAACGCCACGGAAATGCCCACGGGTAAAATACATGCAGGCGAAAGCAAAGTCAGAAACATGTGCCGAGCCGCAGAAGCCATATCGAACGCCCTAAAGAAAGTTTTCTTTTGCATGGGGGTCCCAGGATAAACATAGCAAAAAAGGTGTAGCACCGTCATCCGTGCTGCAGAACTCCCAAACAAACCCTAGCCTACGCGATGTAAGCAGCGTAGAGAACGATAAGTGGCTGGAAAATTATTGCGCTGGACGTCCGATGCCTTGCTTGGCCTGGTTGTTGTTAGTTGTGGGTTGTGAGCGGGACGGGAGAAAGATTACTAACCTTCATCATCTCAATTCTCTGCTTGAGGTTCTGAGTTACCTCTGCAGCACGTTTCCAGCTTTCAGCACCGGAAGCGGCTTGTGACTGTCCTCGATGACTGAGACCGTTCTCTGCAGGGCTCATGCGACCGCCACCTCGTGAAGAAAACGATGACATGCCAGAAGCACCATCTAAACGTGGACTCAGCTTGCCACTCAAAACACTGGCGGGACGAGAGTAGGAATCAAAATTCTCCTTACCGTCACCGCCTGGGCTTGTAGGCACATTGAAACTCCTCTCTCGCCTGGCATGCATTCCTCGACTGCCGTACCCAGAGTCGCCGAACTGTGCGCCGTTGCCATTATCGGCAAATATCTGGTCGGCAACGTCGGAAGCTGGCGGAGATGAGGCTCGCACTTGGCGGCTGAGTTCACGCTTCAAGCGGTCGATTTCTCGGCGTTGGTTTTGAACTGTCTGTTCTGATGCTTCAAAGTCTGAGCGGGCACGGACAAGCTGTGTTTCTTTTGCCTTGATGGAGAGGACGTCGCGCGTGTGGTCTTCGATGAGCTGAGCATTTTGGTTCTGTAGCTCATGGATTTGGGAAGTGAGCTTCGTCCGCTCACTACGCAAGTCTTCGTTTTGTCGTCGCACTCGCTCAACCTCTGCTCGAAGCTCATCTAGCTCTGCTCGCTCCACCAAACTTAACCCAGTAGGCGCCTGTGGTACTGGAGCTGCTGCAACGGGTTCCGCGGCAGGCTTTCCGAGGGGACGGCCTGCCAGACCACGTCCTGCACCAAACttgggcggtggtggtggtgcttCTTCCTCAGGAGGTGGCGATACAACCGATTTCCGCGGCGAAGGGGCTGCGAGACCCGAACCTGGCTTCTTCAACCCTCCTAGCCTTGATGGCCCACCAAGACCAGGCTTGGTACCCAGCTTGGGCGTGGGCCTCGATGTCGGCTTCGGCTCGAGCGGTGCGGACGGTTCCTCCGCGGGTGGAGGGGGAGCAGGTTTAGGTGCAGGGGCTGCCTTCTTCACACCGCCAGGCGCGGGTCGCTTACCCATCGGCTTCTTCGATGGTGGAGCGGCAGCAGGCTTGGGTGCAGGGGCCGCCTTTGGCTTGTATTTGGATTTGACCTCGGCAGCATCAAAGAACTCCTTAATCTTGGTCTTGCGGATTTCATCCAGGCCATCAAGATGGGCATTCATGATGCGATCGCCCATGATCTTCCAAAGCGTACCGAGCGTCTCGGCACCGGCTGAACGTTGAACCTCTTGCGACTCAGTGAGCAACTTTGTGGAGGCCTCAGCAATGGCCTTGGCCTGTTCAGGGGTTGGTGCTTCGCGGGTGTTCTTTAAGCATCGGATCAGGAATTTCGACGACTCAAGCTTGACCTGCGGGTTCTTGTGCTTCAGAAACTCGAGAATCTCCTCTAAGCAGTCCTGAAAGCTGGTAGAAGCAAACGATGCATCTAGGGCGGCTCCGATAGCATCGGTCACGGtcgccttcttctccttgagTCGCTCCATCATGGCGTTCATAACGTCTTTGCGGTACTTTTGGAAACTCTTCTTTAAGCCCTTTGCTAGAAGCTCAACGCAGTTTGCGGCTGTGATGACAACGGCAATGTTGGCGTCTTTCATGCTCTTCGCAAATCCGCGCACCAATTCGTCGAATGGGCCTTCTGCTATCCTTGGATGGTCGAGGGCTTTCTGCACCTCGTCCAGAGTCTCCTTTCGATCTTTCCATTTCGATGATGCGAGCTTGTcggagaagtccttgggTATCTTCGCGAAAACGTCAACAGCCTCGTATTCAGGCTCGAGATCAATGGCTgcgtcctcctcctcttcacACTCGTCGTCGCCGCCTGGCGCAGCGACGGCGGCTTCCTTGGCGGCCTGTTGGGAACGGAGCAGGCGCTCTTGCTTTGGCGGGGGCTCGTCTCTGACTTTTTCGAACAGTTTGTCGAGATCCTGCTGCTGGACCGGCTTCAGATCGTTCCAGAAGAGCGGTTTCATGGCCTCTTTCAGCCATCGGTAGAATTCAACCGTCAGCTCCTGCGCCTTCGCGCGCACGTTCTTGTCCGCATGGCCGTATACTTTGGGTAGCAACTTGAGAACCTGCTTGGGCTCGATGGTCTTGCATCCGTATGCATGGTATATCTGGGTGAGGGCGTCGAGGGTTGCGGCGATGACTTTGGGTTGCTTGTTTCCCAGGACGGGTAGCAGCTCTTCAATGACTGGATCTGGCTTGTCGGTTTCAATGTACAGCATCAGTGCCTCGAGGGCCTTCTGCTTGGCGGCCGGTCTCGTAGACGGTAGGCCCTTTTCGGCGATGGTCGCGATGGTAATGTTCCGCGTCCTAGACATGGAAATCAGCACTTTAGCCGTGATCGCTTGCGCGCGACTTCTTACCGTGAGCAGCCTTGCTGGCCAGCTATGTCGAGAAAGGCGCATAGCGCACCAAGACCCTCTTGCTGTGCTGCGACGTTGGAGTCGCCTACGACGCCCTTCCATATGCTTGCATCATTTATGAATTGGCGCACGACGGGGTCTGATTCGCTGGCAGCAAGACTGAATTCTTTGGCGGCGGCCTCGTATGCCTCTTTCCGTACTTTCCAGTTCTTGTGTACGAAACGGTCGGGGAGCGGCAGGGAACTGAaatcttcttcttcggccATGGTGTGTTAGGTTGTTGTGGTGTGTATCGGGGTTAATGCGGGGTGGTGCAAGAAAACACAAACACTGGCCAACAGTCAGTCGCGAATGTTTAGAGACAGTCGAGGGATGTCGCAAGAAGGGGTGTATGTAATGGGGGTCTGGCGGCGATGAGCACCATCCATGCGCGCATGCACACTAGTGCCAATGTTGCGCCATTTGGCGCTGATGGATGTGCAACGAGTCGTAGGAGCGGGAGCAACGTACCGGAATGTGTCAGTAGGTCTACGCACGGCTTATATTTGCTTGTGAGACGACTAAAGGGCACAGGTGTGGTGTGGTAGCAAAGCCGTACGGGTAGTGCAGGGGCGCGGGCTATCAAATGTGTCGCTCGCTGACTGCGTCATGCCACAGGTGCAGTGCAGATATTTGGGTGTTGGGCTGGGGCTGGTTCCCGAGGCGACAGCTACCTCAGATTCGCTGCTGGCTGCCACATCCCTGCAGACACATGATAGAATAACCCCCCCATACGTCGACCGTCGACCGTCGACCACGTAGACCTGGCGCCAGCATAATTGCTTGCTCCCACTCAATCGCTATCTTCACCGCGCGGCTTTCTCTCGCTCCCCAAACAAAGTACCCAACCTACCGCCCAAACCCCCCCGCCAGCCGTAATCCGCGCCTCGCCCTCCGCTCACCGCAATTCCCCGCGCCCGCCAAAAACCTCCGCACCGGCCGCTAGAATCTACGCACAACTGCGTGACTTTGCATGGTGGAATCTTGCGCCAGTCGCCTATGAGCCACCCATTCCGCCATGAGCGCGATATTGACGGACCGGCAAGCCGAGGAGTTGTGAGTCTTGCGAGTCGCGGCACATGTGGGGAGCAACCACTAACGGCGATGCAGGCACAAGGCCATTATTGCATATTTAGGCGTCATAAACGCGCCCAAGACAGCTGAAGCTTTTCGAGAGGAAGCAAACGTCTCGGCCAATTTCGACGATGCCACACGGAAAAAGTACGAGGGGCTGCTGGAGAAGAAGTGGACGAGTGTGGTGCGGTTGCAAAAGAAGGTAGTTGCGCCAGCTTCCATCGTCAGACGTCTTTGCTCATGTCTTCTTAATAGGTCATGGAACTAGAGCAGCGCAATCAGACCCTGCAGAGTGAGCTGGACTCCACAACTCCCACCTCTCTCCTCCGCAGGAACCAAGACCCCGCCAGCTGGCTACCACGGGCCCCAGCACGACATACCCTCCAATCGCACCGCTCCCCCATCACATGTGTCGCATTTCACCCCGTCTTCTCCTCCCTCGCATCTGGCTCTGAAGACACAACCATCAAAATATGGGACTGGGAGCTGGGAGAGCTGGAAAGGACCGTCAAGGGACACACCAAAGGCGTTTTGGACGTTGATTTTGGCGGCCCAAGAGGTGGAACCTTGTTGGCATCATGTTCGAGCGACTTGACCATCAAGCTGTGGGATCCCTCGGATGAGTACAAGAATATAAGGACATTACCAGGCCATGACCACTCGGTATCTGCCATCCGCTTCGTCCCTAGTGGGGCTGCTGGATCGCCTTCGTCAGGCAACCTACTTGTTTCAGCGTCTCGAGATAAAACACTACGAATATGGGACGTTACTACAGGTTACTGTGTAAAGACAATACGGGGCCACGCCGACTGGGTGCGAGACGTGGCCCCAAGCTTCGACGGAAGATGGCTGCTCTCTGCAGGGAATGATCAAACCGCTCGACTATGGGACGCCAGCTCGGGAGAGCCAAAATGCACTTTTATCGGCCATGAGCATGTTGTCGAATGCGTCACGATAGCGCCTCCGGTGTCTTATGCTAACCTTGCATCGCTCGCTGGCCTGAAGAAACCACCACCGCTAAGCAGCTCAGCCGAATACATAGCCACCGGGTCAAGAGACAAGACAATAAAGATATGGGATGGGCGAGGAACCTTGATCAAGACGTTGACCGGCCATGATAACTGGATTCGATCACTGGTTTTCCATCCCGGCGGAAAGTACTTGCTATCTGCTAGCGACGACAAGACAATTCGATGCTGGGATCTCACCCAAGAAGGTCGTTGTGTCAAGACTGTAACTGACGCGCACGGCCACTTTGTCAGCTGCATGCGATGGGCACCCAATGTCATCAAGGACGTACCTGTAAATGGAGACGCGACTAACGGCGCAACAAATGGTTTGAGCAAGAAGAAAGAGGAGGAGGCGGCCAAGGCTGGCATACGATGCGTGATTGCGACTGGCTGCGTTGACCTCAATGTTCGCATCTTTGCATCATGAGGAGTTTGATATCATTTGCTGTGTTTTGCAGTATTGATATTCGCACACGCTCTTCATATGGAAAGTTGGATGTTCGGATGGCAAGAGGCAAAGATCCTCTTACCAAATGAAACTGTACAGCTTCCAGATTTTATGACTTCATGTAAATACCCAAGTTATGCGCCATGATAGTCCCCGCACGCGTCATGTTAGCAGCGCTCATAGGAGAAGCACAAGGAAGGAACATTGGGTCGGCGTCAACTGGGAAGGAGCGGTATAGAATCATTCGAGAGGCGCAATCAGTACGTTACGAAATCAAACCTATAGCTCCTCAATTGTAAATGTTGGTTCGACGATGCACATCTACAGCCGATAAGTGCCTTGTCTTCGTGTGCAGAACAGGACTAGCCCCGCCGTGCTTAGTCATACCGCGCTAACGGAGCGGAAAATTTAGCTCCAACCTCCGATAGCTTGAACTTTTCTCCAGCAACCTGCAACTTCTCTTTCCTCACACACCGCACTGCGCACAATCAATGCGCAACCACCACGCAGCAGAACGCTGTCTATGATTACGCGGCTAATCTTCCAGCTCTAACAACTCTGCTACCAGCATGGGTTGAATTCAGTACGTACCACCATTTCCACTCACCATCCTACTTCATGATGATTCACAAAGCCAAAAACAAATTAGAGTCTTTGACCTCTAGGGGAATGAAACTCAAACTTTTGCACGTCAGTCTGAACACGACTGTTCTTCTCACATTATTCGCGACATCTGTGAAAGAGCATCTAGCTAACAAGCATCAAGATTAGTTCGCACGCAATGCGACATCGCGACATCATATGGCTGCAATGCGACCCTGCCGTTGACTGGCAGTTGGCTGGGCACTCAAAAGCTCAGCCTCACAACGCGACTGGTATGTACCCACCTCTCTCTTCGCCCAACTCTTCCAATGATGATCTGTGTTGCTTCGGCACGCTGGAAATTACCGACCAAGGCTTCTGCCTATGCCGATAAACAAGGCTGTATCTGATATCAATCCTGCACCTCTTATTTTGCTCAATGCTCTGAGAAGCTTTGGCTAACTCTTGGCGTTGCATAGGCTACGATGCTTCGGCGAACCAAATGGTATGCACCCTCTCTCGATTCCAACGACTCGAACACTATATGATGCTACGGCACTGGGCTCCGACAATTCGTGACGGATACGCCTATTTCGCAGGC from Pyrenophora tritici-repentis strain M4 chromosome 1, whole genome shotgun sequence encodes the following:
- a CDS encoding WD40 repeat protein, which gives rise to MSAILTDRQAEELHKAIIAYLGVINAPKTAEAFREEANVSANFDDATRKKYEGLLEKKWTSVVRLQKKVMELEQRNQTLQSELDSTTPTSLLRRNQDPASWLPRAPARHTLQSHRSPITCVAFHPVFSSLASGSEDTTIKIWDWELGELERTVKGHTKGVLDVDFGGPRGGTLLASCSSDLTIKLWDPSDEYKNIRTLPGHDHSVSAIRFVPSGAAGSPSSGNLLVSASRDKTLRIWDVTTGYCVKTIRGHADWVRDVAPSFDGRWLLSAGNDQTARLWDASSGEPKCTFIGHEHVVECVTIAPPVSYANLASLAGLKKPPPLSSSAEYIATGSRDKTIKIWDGRGTLIKTLTGHDNWIRSLVFHPGGKYLLSASDDKTIRCWDLTQEGRCVKTVTDAHGHFVSCMRWAPNVIKDVPVNGDATNGATNGLSKKKEEEAAKAGIRCVIATGCVDLNVRIFAS
- a CDS encoding Drf-FH1 multi-domain protein; amino-acid sequence: MAEEEDFSSLPLPDRFVHKNWKVRKEAYEAAAKEFSLAASESDPVVRQFINDASIWKGVVGDSNVAAQQEGLGALCAFLDIAGQQGCSRTRNITIATIAEKGLPSTRPAAKQKALEALMLYIETDKPDPVIEELLPVLGNKQPKVIAATLDALTQIYHAYGCKTIEPKQVLKLLPKVYGHADKNVRAKAQELTVEFYRWLKEAMKPLFWNDLKPVQQQDLDKLFEKVRDEPPPKQERLLRSQQAAKEAAVAAPGGDDECEEEEDAAIDLEPEYEAVDVFAKIPKDFSDKLASSKWKDRKETLDEVQKALDHPRIAEGPFDELVRGFAKSMKDANIAVVITAANCVELLAKGLKKSFQKYRKDVMNAMMERLKEKKATVTDAIGAALDASFASTSFQDCLEEILEFLKHKNPQVKLESSKFLIRCLKNTREAPTPEQAKAIAEASTKLLTESQEVQRSAGAETLGTLWKIMGDRIMNAHLDGLDEIRKTKIKEFFDAAEVKSKYKPKAAPAPKPAAAPPSKKPMGKRPAPGGVKKAAPAPKPAPPPPAEEPSAPLEPKPTSRPTPKLGTKPGLGGPSRLGGLKKPGSGLAAPSPRKSVVSPPPEEEAPPPPPKFGAGRGLAGRPLGKPAAEPVAAAPVPQAPTGLSLVERAELDELRAEVERVRRQNEDLRSERTKLTSQIHELQNQNAQLIEDHTRDVLSIKAKETQLVRARSDFEASEQTVQNQRREIDRLKRELSRQVRASSPPASDVADQIFADNGNGAQFGDSGYGSRGMHARRERSFNVPTSPGGDGKENFDSYSRPASVLSGKLSPRLDGASGMSSFSSRGGGRMSPAENGLSHRGQSQAASGAESWKRAAEVTQNLKQRIEMMKAKQGIGRPAQ